The Streptomyces sp. NBC_00224 genome has a window encoding:
- a CDS encoding ZIP family metal transporter yields MAVLVALGAFLMTLVGGWTAQRVTDRRHLVLGLAGGLMLGVVGLDLLPEAMEAAGDDVFGVPAALLLFVGGFLLAHLVERVLAVRRAAHGGEKRVPQVGLTAAAAMVGHSLMDGIAIGAAFQVGGGMGAAVAVAVITHDFADGFNTYTITSLYGNEKRKAVAMLIADALAPMVGAASTLLFTLPAELLGSYLGFFGGVLLYLAAAEILPEAHHDHPALSTLLFTVGGVAFIWLVVGLAG; encoded by the coding sequence ATGGCAGTGCTCGTGGCGCTCGGCGCGTTCCTGATGACACTGGTCGGCGGCTGGACGGCCCAGCGCGTCACCGACCGGCGCCATCTCGTGCTGGGTCTGGCGGGCGGGCTGATGCTCGGCGTGGTCGGACTCGACCTGCTGCCGGAGGCGATGGAGGCGGCGGGCGACGACGTCTTCGGCGTACCGGCCGCGCTGCTTCTGTTCGTCGGCGGCTTCCTCCTCGCCCACCTGGTGGAACGCGTCCTCGCGGTGCGCAGGGCGGCCCATGGGGGAGAGAAGAGAGTGCCGCAGGTGGGTCTGACGGCCGCCGCGGCGATGGTCGGCCACAGCCTGATGGACGGCATCGCGATCGGCGCGGCCTTCCAGGTGGGCGGCGGCATGGGCGCGGCCGTGGCGGTCGCCGTGATCACGCACGACTTCGCCGACGGCTTCAACACCTACACGATCACCAGCCTGTACGGGAACGAGAAGCGCAAGGCCGTCGCCATGCTGATCGCGGACGCGCTCGCCCCGATGGTCGGCGCCGCCTCGACGCTGCTGTTCACTCTTCCGGCCGAGTTGCTCGGAAGCTATCTGGGCTTCTTCGGCGGGGTGCTGCTCTATCTGGCCGCCGCCGAGATCCTGCCCGAGGCCCACCACGACCACCCGGCGCTCTCGACGCTGCTGTTCACGGTCGGCGGGGTGGCCTTCATCTGGCTGGTGGTGGGGCTCGCGGGGTGA
- the cobI gene encoding precorrin-2 C(20)-methyltransferase, translated as MSKLVGVGVGPGDPELVTVKGVRALREADVVVVPVMAAADGQDGGEPGRAEATVLHYADREKVVRVVFALNERSDRGRREAAWDAAGEAVAELLRAHDSVAFATIGDPNVYSTFTYLAQTITELVPGTEIVTVPGITAMQDLAARSGAVLTEGTEPLTLVPVTAGATVLKDALEGPGTVVAYKFGRQAGEVAAALRATGRIDDAVWGSALGLDEEFIRPAAELDGGTLPYLSTLIAPARREGGRGGKL; from the coding sequence ATGAGCAAGCTTGTCGGAGTCGGAGTGGGACCCGGTGACCCGGAGCTGGTGACCGTGAAGGGCGTACGGGCCCTTCGGGAGGCCGATGTCGTCGTGGTGCCCGTGATGGCCGCGGCCGACGGGCAGGACGGCGGCGAGCCCGGCCGCGCCGAGGCGACCGTCCTGCACTACGCGGACCGGGAGAAGGTCGTCCGGGTCGTCTTCGCGCTCAACGAGCGCTCCGACCGGGGACGGCGCGAGGCCGCCTGGGACGCGGCGGGCGAGGCGGTCGCCGAGCTGCTGCGCGCGCACGACTCGGTGGCCTTCGCGACCATCGGCGACCCCAATGTGTATTCGACGTTCACGTATCTCGCCCAGACCATCACCGAGCTGGTGCCGGGGACGGAGATCGTGACCGTGCCCGGGATCACCGCGATGCAGGACCTCGCCGCGCGTTCGGGCGCCGTGCTCACGGAGGGGACCGAGCCGCTCACCCTCGTCCCCGTCACGGCCGGGGCGACCGTGCTCAAGGACGCGCTTGAGGGGCCGGGGACGGTGGTGGCGTACAAGTTCGGGCGCCAGGCCGGTGAGGTGGCGGCGGCGCTGCGGGCGACCGGGCGGATCGACGACGCGGTGTGGGGCTCGGCGCTCGGCCTGGACGAGGAGTTCATCCGCCCGGCCGCGGAGCTCGACGGCGGCACGCTGCCCTACCTCTCGACGCTCATCGCGCCCGCGCGGCGCGAGGGCGGGCGCGGCGGCAAGCTGTGA
- the cobM gene encoding precorrin-4 C(11)-methyltransferase, producing the protein MADAPTGRLTVVGAGPGAADLLTFRAARAIAEADVVIWAASLVQAEVLDHAREGAEILDSAAMSLEEVVGVYERAAREGLKVARIHSGDPALWGGTQEQLDRVAGLGLEVEVIPGVSSFSAVAAIAQRELTIPEIAQSVILTRLGGGKTPMPPGEEVREFARHGTTMAVFLSAARSGQLVEELLEGGYPTSTPVVIAYQATWPEELVLRCTIETLEETVKEHKLWKHTLFLVGPALSASGTRSHLYHPGHFHGFRRADPAARRALKAEKAERTPS; encoded by the coding sequence ATGGCCGATGCCCCCACCGGCAGGCTGACCGTCGTCGGCGCCGGCCCCGGCGCCGCCGATCTGCTGACGTTCCGCGCCGCCCGGGCGATCGCCGAGGCCGACGTGGTCATCTGGGCCGCGAGCCTGGTGCAGGCCGAGGTCCTGGACCACGCGCGCGAAGGCGCCGAGATCCTGGACTCGGCGGCGATGTCCCTGGAGGAGGTCGTCGGGGTGTACGAGCGGGCCGCCCGGGAAGGGCTGAAGGTCGCCCGTATCCACTCCGGCGACCCGGCGCTGTGGGGCGGCACCCAGGAGCAGCTCGACCGGGTGGCGGGGCTCGGCCTGGAGGTCGAGGTCATCCCGGGTGTCTCGTCGTTCTCGGCGGTCGCCGCGATCGCCCAGCGCGAGCTGACCATCCCGGAGATAGCCCAGTCCGTCATCCTCACGCGCCTGGGCGGCGGCAAGACGCCGATGCCGCCCGGCGAGGAGGTCCGCGAGTTCGCCCGGCACGGCACCACGATGGCGGTCTTCCTGTCCGCCGCCCGCTCGGGCCAGCTGGTGGAGGAGCTGCTGGAGGGCGGCTACCCGACCTCGACCCCGGTCGTCATCGCGTACCAGGCGACCTGGCCCGAGGAGCTGGTGCTGCGCTGCACGATCGAGACGCTGGAGGAGACGGTCAAGGAGCACAAGCTCTGGAAGCACACGCTCTTCCTGGTCGGCCCGGCCCTCTCGGCCTCCGGCACCCGCTCGCACCTCTACCACCCGGGTCACTTCCACGGCTTCCGCCGGGCGGACCCGGCGGCCCGCCGCGCGCTGAAGGCCGAGAAGGCGGAGCGCACCCCGTCATGA
- the cobC gene encoding Rv2231c family pyridoxal phosphate-dependent protein CobC produces the protein MAAMRTHITEHDLRHHGDAEVRDAGDGLTDLAVNVRAGTPPDWLRERIAASLTGLAAYPDGRAARAAVAGRHGLPVERVLLTAGAAEAFVLLARALSFRHPVVVHPQFTEPEAALRDAGHEVRRVLLRPEDGFRLDPATVPSEADLVVVGNPTNPTSVLHPRGVLAALARPGRTLVVDEAFMDAVPGEREGLAGRTDVPGLVVLRSLTKTWGLAGLRIGYVLADPSVVSALSRAQPLWPVSTPALVAAEACVSPRALAEAEEAAHRLAADRAHLVAGLGEFEEIRVVGAAEGPFVLVRTAGAEAVRARLRGLGFLARRGDTFPGLGPEWLRLAVRDRATTNRFLQALDQALTLTSG, from the coding sequence ATGGCAGCCATGCGCACGCACATCACTGAGCACGATCTGCGCCACCACGGGGACGCCGAGGTCCGTGACGCCGGCGACGGTCTGACCGATCTGGCGGTCAACGTACGGGCGGGTACTCCCCCGGACTGGCTGCGGGAGCGGATCGCCGCGTCGCTGACCGGTCTCGCCGCCTACCCCGACGGGCGGGCGGCGCGGGCGGCGGTCGCGGGGCGGCACGGGCTGCCCGTGGAGCGGGTGCTGCTCACGGCGGGGGCGGCGGAGGCGTTCGTCCTGCTGGCGCGGGCGCTTTCGTTCCGGCACCCCGTGGTGGTGCACCCGCAGTTCACCGAGCCGGAGGCGGCGCTGCGGGACGCGGGGCACGAGGTCCGCCGGGTCCTGCTGCGCCCGGAGGACGGGTTCCGGCTCGACCCGGCGACGGTGCCGTCGGAGGCGGACCTCGTGGTGGTCGGCAACCCGACGAACCCCACGTCGGTGCTGCACCCCCGTGGGGTGCTGGCCGCGCTGGCCAGGCCCGGGCGGACGCTGGTCGTGGACGAGGCGTTCATGGACGCGGTGCCCGGCGAGCGGGAGGGGCTGGCGGGCCGGACGGATGTGCCGGGCCTGGTGGTCCTGCGCAGCCTCACCAAAACGTGGGGGCTCGCGGGGCTGCGGATCGGCTATGTGCTGGCTGATCCTTCCGTGGTGTCCGCCCTGTCGCGGGCCCAGCCGCTGTGGCCCGTCTCCACGCCCGCCCTGGTGGCGGCGGAGGCGTGTGTGTCGCCCCGGGCGCTGGCGGAGGCGGAGGAGGCGGCGCACCGCCTCGCCGCGGACCGGGCGCATCTGGTGGCGGGGCTCGGGGAGTTCGAGGAGATACGGGTGGTGGGGGCGGCGGAGGGGCCGTTCGTGCTGGTCCGCACGGCGGGGGCCGAGGCGGTGCGGGCGCGGCTTCGTGGGCTGGGGTTCCTTGCCCGGCGCGGCGACACGTTCCCGGGCCTGGGCCCGGAGTGGCTGCGTCTGGCGGTCCGGGACCGGGCGACCACGAACCGGTTCCTCCAGGCACTGGACCAGGCACTGACGCTGACGTCGGGCTGA
- a CDS encoding sirohydrochlorin chelatase encodes MTTPQTKPALLIAGHGTRDDAGAEAFRAFVEELGRRNPELPVAGGFIELSPPPLGEAVTSLVEQGVKRFAAVPLMLVSAGHAKGDIPAALTREKERHPGISYTYGRPLGPHPSLLAVLERRVDEVIGDLDRSEVTVLLVGRGSTDPDANSEVHKAARLFWEGRGYAGVETAFVSLAAPDVPAGLERCEKLGARRIVVLPYFLFTGILPDRVRQQTEEWAAAHPGLDVRSADVIGAAEELHALVMERYEEAVKGDLRMNCDSCVYRIALPGFEDKVGLPQQPHFHPDDDGHHHHHHGSHAHAHH; translated from the coding sequence GTGACCACCCCCCAGACCAAGCCCGCACTGCTCATCGCCGGGCACGGCACCCGGGACGACGCCGGGGCCGAGGCGTTCCGCGCGTTCGTCGAGGAGCTCGGCCGCCGCAACCCCGAGCTGCCCGTCGCGGGCGGCTTCATCGAGCTGTCGCCACCGCCGCTGGGCGAGGCCGTGACCTCGCTGGTGGAGCAGGGCGTCAAGCGGTTCGCCGCCGTGCCCCTGATGCTGGTGTCGGCCGGGCACGCCAAGGGCGACATCCCGGCCGCGCTCACCCGCGAGAAGGAGCGCCACCCCGGCATCTCCTACACGTACGGGCGCCCGCTCGGCCCGCACCCGTCGCTGCTCGCGGTCCTGGAGCGCCGGGTCGACGAGGTCATCGGCGACCTCGACCGCTCGGAGGTGACGGTCCTCCTGGTCGGCCGGGGCTCGACCGACCCGGACGCCAACTCCGAGGTGCACAAGGCGGCCCGGCTGTTCTGGGAAGGGCGCGGTTACGCGGGCGTGGAGACGGCGTTCGTGTCGCTGGCGGCGCCGGACGTGCCGGCGGGCCTGGAGCGCTGCGAGAAGCTGGGCGCCCGGCGGATCGTGGTCCTGCCGTACTTCCTGTTCACCGGCATCCTGCCGGACCGGGTGCGGCAGCAGACCGAGGAGTGGGCGGCGGCGCACCCCGGCCTCGACGTCCGTTCCGCCGACGTCATCGGGGCGGCCGAGGAGCTGCACGCGCTGGTCATGGAGCGGTACGAGGAGGCGGTGAAGGGGGATCTGCGGATGAACTGCGACTCCTGCGTCTACCGGATCGCGCTGCCCGGTTTCGAGGACAAGGTGGGACTGCCCCAGCAGCCGCACTTCCACCCGGACGACGACGGCCACCATCATCACCACCATGGCAGCCATGCGCACGCACATCACTGA
- a CDS encoding cobyrinate a,c-diamide synthase: MVARLVIAAPSSGSGKTTVATGLMAALAATGLTVSPHKVGPDYIDPGYHALATGRPGRNLDAYLCGEELIAPLFAHGARGCDVAVVEGVMGLYDGAAGLGELASTAQVAKLLRAPVVLVVDASSQSRSVAALVHGFASWDPRVRIGGVILNKVASERHEELLRSALDESGVPVLGALRRAAPVSTPSRHLGLVPVAERRADAVAAVAAMGEQVRRGCDLAALLALARSAPTLGCEPWDPAGMFPHPAPSLNPPGVGGGKGGLPGATPPDPLAGPAAPAPHFRGSAPDPAPQTPEGLNVPEPRSLHAGEAGGAFRGAGNCATSPHPTRRRTPGHPVVALAGGPAFTFSYAEHAELLSAAGADVVVFDPLRDEQLPPDTAGLVIGGGFPEVYASELSANEPLRKAVGELARSGAAVAAECAGLLYLARSLDGQPMCGVLDADARMSERLTLGYREAVAVGDSCLAPAGARLRGHEFHRTVLDPGAGPAPAWGLVHPERRVEGFVQQGVHASYLHTHWAARPAIARRFVERCTP, encoded by the coding sequence GTGGTAGCACGTCTCGTCATCGCGGCCCCCTCGTCGGGCAGCGGGAAGACCACGGTCGCGACGGGCCTGATGGCCGCGCTCGCCGCGACCGGGCTGACCGTGTCCCCGCACAAGGTCGGCCCCGACTACATCGACCCCGGCTACCACGCCCTGGCCACGGGGCGCCCCGGGCGCAACCTCGACGCGTATCTGTGCGGCGAGGAGCTGATCGCTCCCCTGTTCGCGCACGGCGCGCGGGGGTGCGACGTCGCGGTGGTCGAGGGCGTGATGGGGCTGTACGACGGGGCGGCGGGGCTCGGTGAGCTCGCCTCCACCGCGCAGGTGGCGAAGCTGCTGCGGGCGCCGGTGGTGCTGGTCGTCGACGCGTCCTCGCAGTCGCGGTCGGTGGCGGCACTGGTGCACGGGTTCGCGTCCTGGGATCCCCGGGTGCGGATCGGCGGCGTGATCCTCAACAAGGTGGCGTCGGAGCGGCACGAGGAGCTGCTGCGGTCGGCGCTGGACGAGTCCGGGGTGCCGGTGCTCGGGGCCCTGCGGCGCGCCGCCCCCGTGTCGACGCCGTCGCGGCACCTCGGGCTCGTGCCGGTCGCCGAGCGGCGGGCCGACGCGGTGGCCGCTGTCGCGGCGATGGGGGAGCAGGTGCGGCGGGGGTGCGACCTGGCGGCTCTGCTGGCGCTGGCCCGGTCTGCGCCGACGCTCGGCTGCGAGCCGTGGGACCCGGCGGGGATGTTTCCCCACCCCGCCCCTTCCCTCAACCCTCCGGGGGTGGGTGGGGGTAAAGGTGGTCTCCCGGGGGCTACGCCCCCGGACCCCCTGGCGGGGCCTGCGGCCCCTGCACCCCACTTTCGGGGCTCCGCCCCGGACCCCGCTCCTCAAACGCCGGAGGGGCTGAATGTGCCCGAGCCCCGCTCCTTGCACGCCGGAGAGGCTGGAGGTGCCTTCAGGGGCGCGGGGAACTGCGCGACCAGCCCCCACCCGACCCGCAGACGAACCCCGGGCCACCCCGTCGTCGCCCTCGCCGGCGGCCCCGCCTTCACCTTCTCGTACGCCGAGCACGCCGAGCTGCTCTCCGCCGCCGGGGCGGACGTCGTCGTGTTCGACCCGCTCAGGGACGAGCAACTGCCCCCCGACACCGCCGGGTTGGTGATCGGCGGCGGGTTCCCCGAGGTGTACGCCTCGGAGCTCAGCGCCAATGAGCCGCTGCGTAAAGCCGTCGGCGAGCTCGCGCGGTCCGGCGCGGCCGTCGCCGCCGAGTGCGCCGGGCTGCTCTATCTGGCGCGGTCGCTCGACGGGCAGCCGATGTGCGGGGTCCTGGACGCCGACGCCCGGATGTCGGAGCGGCTCACGCTCGGGTACCGGGAGGCCGTCGCGGTCGGGGACAGCTGTCTGGCTCCCGCCGGCGCGAGGCTGCGTGGACACGAGTTCCACCGGACCGTCCTCGACCCGGGGGCGGGGCCCGCGCCCGCGTGGGGTCTGGTGCACCCGGAGCGCCGGGTCGAAGGTTTCGTACAGCAGGGCGTGCACGCGAGCTATCTGCACACGCACTGGGCCGCCCGGCCCGCCATCGCCCGTCGGTTCGTCGAAAGGTGCACTCCATGA
- the cbiE gene encoding precorrin-6y C5,15-methyltransferase (decarboxylating) subunit CbiE → MITVIGTGTGAPLAPDALAALAEATLVTGAARHLAAAEAAAELPPQAKQVVLGPLAPALDAVAEHHERGGRAVVLASGDPGFFGIVRALAERFGPQELDVRPGTASVAVAFARLGLPWDDALVVSAHGRDLRTAANVCRAHPKTAVLTGPGAGPAELGAELARRAPERLLVVASALGDPERERLVRVSPAEAAAREWDAVSVIVCLDEEKALSPVRTVAGGRATPDRWALDESAFAHRDSMITKAEVRALALARLGPRLGDLVWDIGAGSGSVAVECARFGAAAVAVEKTAEGCEHVRANAAAHGVDVRVVHGAAPTVLSDLADPDAVFIGGGGRELPAIVTACARRARRSVVVALAALDRVPAVRAALAGAGLETDGVLLQSSRLAPLPGDVTRLAATNPVFLLWGDRPAPVSVVEGAVQ, encoded by the coding sequence ATGATCACCGTCATCGGTACGGGGACGGGGGCGCCGCTGGCACCGGACGCCCTGGCGGCGCTGGCCGAGGCCACGCTGGTCACCGGCGCCGCCCGCCATCTGGCGGCGGCCGAAGCCGCGGCCGAACTCCCGCCGCAGGCCAAGCAGGTGGTGCTCGGCCCGCTGGCGCCCGCCCTAGACGCCGTCGCCGAGCACCACGAGCGCGGTGGCCGGGCCGTGGTGCTGGCCTCCGGGGATCCCGGGTTCTTCGGGATCGTACGGGCGCTGGCCGAGCGGTTCGGGCCGCAGGAGCTGGACGTACGGCCGGGGACCGCGTCGGTGGCGGTCGCCTTCGCCCGGCTGGGGCTGCCCTGGGACGACGCGCTGGTGGTCAGCGCGCACGGGCGGGACCTGCGGACGGCCGCCAACGTGTGCCGGGCGCACCCCAAGACCGCCGTGCTGACCGGGCCCGGTGCCGGGCCCGCCGAGCTGGGCGCCGAGCTCGCCCGCCGGGCGCCCGAGCGGCTCCTGGTGGTGGCGTCGGCGCTCGGCGACCCGGAGCGGGAGCGGCTGGTGCGGGTGAGCCCGGCCGAGGCCGCCGCCCGGGAGTGGGACGCGGTCAGCGTGATCGTCTGTCTGGACGAGGAGAAGGCGCTCTCGCCGGTACGCACGGTCGCGGGCGGCCGGGCCACGCCCGACCGCTGGGCGCTGGACGAGAGCGCGTTCGCCCATCGCGACTCGATGATCACCAAGGCCGAGGTGCGGGCGCTTGCGCTGGCCCGGCTCGGGCCGCGCCTCGGCGATCTGGTCTGGGACATAGGGGCCGGGTCGGGCTCGGTGGCCGTGGAGTGCGCCCGGTTCGGGGCGGCGGCGGTCGCGGTCGAGAAGACCGCCGAGGGCTGCGAGCACGTCCGGGCCAACGCGGCGGCGCACGGTGTGGACGTACGGGTGGTGCACGGCGCGGCGCCCACGGTCCTGTCGGATCTCGCGGATCCGGACGCGGTGTTCATCGGCGGGGGCGGCCGCGAGCTGCCCGCGATCGTGACCGCGTGCGCCCGGCGGGCCCGGCGCTCGGTCGTGGTGGCGCTGGCCGCGCTGGACCGCGTTCCGGCGGTGCGGGCGGCGCTGGCCGGGGCCGGTCTGGAGACCGACGGCGTCCTGTTGCAGTCGTCGCGGCTCGCGCCGCTGCCCGGGGACGTGACCCGGCTCGCCGCCACCAACCCCGTCTTCCTGCTGTGGGGCGACCGCCCCGCACCTGTATCGGTTGTCGAAGGAGCTGTTCAGTGA
- a CDS encoding precorrin-8X methylmutase produces MSRPWERTVHPIEVESYRRMRARLDTSHFAPLTRAVVERVVHSAADLGYATDLVCDEESLAKAHAALHAGAPVVTDVEMVAAGITRRETVCRLRDAESGPGLTRSAHAIRLAYEEVGPGALWVIGNAPTALEELLTLDTAPALVIGLPVGFVGAVESKQALRESGLPAVSNVSEKGGSAVASAALNALLYHPLSKENP; encoded by the coding sequence GTGAGCAGGCCCTGGGAGCGTACGGTCCACCCGATCGAGGTGGAGTCGTACCGGCGGATGCGCGCCCGCCTCGACACCTCGCACTTCGCGCCGCTCACCAGGGCCGTGGTGGAGCGGGTCGTCCACTCCGCCGCCGACCTCGGCTACGCCACAGACCTCGTCTGCGACGAGGAGTCGCTGGCGAAGGCGCACGCGGCGCTGCACGCCGGGGCGCCGGTCGTCACCGATGTGGAGATGGTCGCGGCCGGGATCACCCGGCGCGAGACCGTCTGCCGTCTGCGGGACGCCGAGTCCGGCCCCGGGCTCACGCGTTCGGCGCACGCCATCCGGCTCGCGTACGAGGAGGTGGGACCCGGCGCGCTCTGGGTGATCGGCAACGCGCCCACCGCGCTCGAAGAACTCCTCACCCTCGACACCGCGCCCGCGCTGGTGATCGGCCTTCCGGTCGGCTTCGTCGGAGCCGTCGAGTCCAAGCAGGCGCTGCGCGAGAGCGGCCTGCCCGCCGTCAGCAACGTTTCCGAGAAGGGCGGCTCGGCGGTGGCCTCCGCCGCGCTCAACGCCCTTCTGTACCACCCCCTCTCCAAGGAGAACCCGTGA
- the cobJ gene encoding precorrin-3B C(17)-methyltransferase, with protein sequence MIGLISATAAGAVARDRLAAAWPGRVRVYEGPVREAVERAFAECDALVCFLATGATVRLLAPLLADKASDPGVVCVDEGGRFAVSLLGGHGGGANALAAEVAEVLGCTPVVTTATDAVGVPGLDTLGLPVEGAVAAVSRAVLDGSPVALRADGVWPLPALPPNVTPAAEDAVATLHLTDRLLELGAGEAVLRPKSLVVGVGASKGAPVDEVLGLVEDAIRGAGLSLLSVAELATVDAKSEEPGIVEAASRLGVPLTTYSAQELSRIEVPNPSDAPLDAVGTPSVAEAAALAGGGELLVPKRKSSPEGRAAMATCAVVRRAPRGRLAVVGLGPGARDLLTPRAKDELRRASVLVGLDQYVDQIRDLLRPGTTVLESGLGAEEERARTAVAQAREGHAVALIGSGDAGVYAMASPALAEAADDIEVVGVPGVTAALAAAAILGAPLGHDHVSISLSDLHTPWEVIERRVRAAAEADIVVTFYNPRSRGRDWQLPKALGILAEHRAPHTPVGVVRNASRPDESSRLTTLGTLDPATVDMMTVVTVGNTATREIAGRMVTPRGYRWQSATAEGAE encoded by the coding sequence GTGATCGGCCTGATCTCCGCCACGGCGGCGGGCGCCGTAGCCCGCGACCGGCTGGCCGCGGCCTGGCCCGGCCGGGTCCGGGTGTACGAAGGACCCGTGCGGGAGGCCGTGGAGCGGGCCTTCGCGGAGTGCGACGCGCTGGTGTGCTTCCTCGCCACGGGCGCCACGGTCCGGCTGCTCGCGCCGCTCCTCGCGGACAAGGCGTCCGACCCGGGTGTGGTCTGCGTGGACGAGGGCGGGCGCTTCGCCGTCTCGCTGCTCGGGGGCCACGGGGGCGGCGCCAACGCGCTGGCCGCCGAGGTGGCCGAAGTCCTCGGCTGTACGCCGGTGGTGACCACGGCGACGGACGCGGTGGGCGTCCCGGGCCTGGACACGCTGGGCCTGCCGGTGGAGGGCGCGGTGGCGGCGGTGTCCCGGGCGGTCCTGGACGGCTCGCCGGTGGCGCTGCGGGCGGACGGGGTGTGGCCGCTGCCGGCGCTGCCCCCGAACGTGACCCCGGCCGCCGAGGACGCGGTCGCCACCCTCCACCTGACCGACCGTCTTCTCGAACTCGGCGCGGGCGAGGCCGTGTTGCGCCCCAAGTCGCTCGTCGTCGGGGTCGGCGCCTCCAAGGGCGCGCCCGTCGACGAGGTGCTCGGGCTCGTCGAGGACGCGATCCGGGGCGCGGGGCTCAGCCTCCTCAGCGTGGCCGAACTCGCCACCGTGGACGCCAAGTCCGAGGAGCCGGGGATCGTCGAGGCGGCCTCCCGGCTCGGGGTGCCGCTCACCACGTACAGCGCGCAGGAGCTCTCCCGTATCGAGGTGCCGAACCCTTCCGACGCGCCTCTGGACGCCGTGGGGACGCCCTCCGTCGCGGAGGCCGCCGCGCTCGCGGGCGGCGGTGAACTCCTCGTGCCGAAGCGGAAGTCGAGCCCCGAGGGGCGGGCCGCGATGGCCACCTGCGCGGTCGTGCGGCGCGCCCCGCGCGGGCGGCTCGCGGTCGTCGGGCTCGGGCCCGGTGCCCGGGACCTGCTCACCCCGCGCGCCAAGGACGAGCTGCGCCGGGCCTCGGTGCTCGTCGGGCTCGACCAGTATGTGGACCAGATCCGCGATCTGCTGCGGCCCGGCACCACGGTCCTGGAGTCGGGGCTCGGCGCCGAGGAGGAGCGGGCCCGTACCGCCGTCGCCCAGGCGCGCGAGGGGCACGCGGTCGCGCTGATCGGATCGGGTGACGCGGGGGTGTACGCGATGGCGTCGCCCGCGCTCGCCGAGGCCGCCGACGACATCGAGGTGGTCGGCGTCCCGGGCGTGACGGCCGCGCTGGCCGCCGCGGCGATCCTGGGCGCGCCGCTGGGGCACGACCACGTCTCCATCTCGCTCTCGGACCTGCACACGCCGTGGGAGGTGATCGAGCGCCGGGTGCGCGCGGCCGCCGAGGCGGACATCGTGGTCACCTTCTACAACCCGCGCAGCCGGGGCCGCGACTGGCAGCTGCCCAAGGCGCTCGGCATCCTCGCCGAGCACCGCGCCCCGCACACCCCGGTCGGCGTGGTGCGCAACGCCTCGCGCCCCGACGAGAGCAGCCGGCTGACCACGCTCGGCACGCTGGATCCGGCGACCGTGGACATGATGACGGTCGTGACCGTGGGCAACACGGCCACCCGCGAGATCGCCGGCCGCATGGTGACCCCGCGCGGCTACCGGTGGCAGTCCGCGACCGCCGAGGGGGCCGAGTGA